The nucleotide sequence GCTCGGCTCAGCGTTAACGCACGAATATATTACAACTGACTATTCGGAGTCGCTTCTTGAGTTCATTACGCCAGCAACAATTTCAATTGACCAATCGTTATCGCAACTAAAGGATGTGCAGAAGTTTGCTTTAGATAGAATTAATGGTGATAATTATTGGCCAATGAGTATGCCATGTGTGGTTAGCGACCAAGACGAGGTTCAGTTAGCACAATATGGCAGCTCAAACATTGGTAAGATGAAAACTGTTTATCGCCAAGGATTGAAGAATCGTTACGGCAGCTTGATGCAAATAATCGCAGGTATTCATTTTAATTTTTCTTTTCCGGCTGAATTTTTTCAAGCATTAAAGGAAGTCTCAGGTAGTGATAAATCCCTACAACACTTCACCTCTGAAAAATATTTTTCGTTGATCCGTAATTACAAGCGACTTTCTTGGTTAATTCCTTATTTATATGGCAGTTCGCCAGCCTTGTGTCCGACATTTTTACAGGGCCAAAAACACAATTTACCGTTTAAGAAAGCACCGACAGGCTGCTTATACTTAGAGCATGCAACATCACTGCGAATGAGCGATCTTGGTTATACCAACTCAGAACAATCAAGTCTTAATATTTGTTACAACAGTGTTGAAAGTTATGTTGAAGCAGTGCAAGAAGCGATCACACTTCCTTCTGCTGAGTTTGCTCGTATCGGTGTTAAAGTTGATGGTGAATACCAACAACTTAACAGCAATATTTTACAAATCGAAAATGAATTATATTCACCTATTAGACCTAAACGAGTGGCAAAATCTGGTCAAAAACCATCTGAAGCGCTAAGTGAAGGTGGCGTAGAGTATATTGAAGTTCGAGCGATGGACGTTAACCCGTTTGTCAGTACAGGTATTAGCAAACAGCAAATGCTGTTTTTAGATATTTTATTAACTTATTGTGCGTTAGAACAAAGCCCGGAATTCACTAAAGAAGAGCACTCAGAATGTAATGACAATACCAATAAAGTTATTCTAGAAGGACGAAAGCCTGGTTTAGAGCTGCACCAGAAAGGTGCTGCAATAACGCTTCGACAGTTAGGTAATGATATCTTTGACAAATTTACTCACGTTGCTGAATTACTCGATTTAGCAAACGATAGTAATGAATACAGCCAAGCGTTAAGCATAGAGAGAGCAAAAATTAATGACGTTACCTTAACGCCGTCTGCTCGTATTCTAGATGAATTACTTGTAGGAAAAAAGGGAATTGTCACCTGGGCATTAGAGTATGCTAAGCAATTTAATGAAGAGTTAGACGCTCATCAGTATCAGGAATTTGATGAACAACAGCTGGTATTGATGGCCACCGAATCTTTAGAAAAACAAAAAGTGATTGAGCAAGGAGATGCTTTGTCGTTTGATCAATTCCTTGAAAATTATTTTGCAAAATAAATTATAAAAAAATGAACTAAATCGACTTTCTTTGTTCTTACATTATGCAAGATATTTTATTTCCTTATTTATAGCGCGCTCATTGAGCGCGTTTTTTTTATATTTAGGGATATAAATATGTCGCTATTGAGGTCATGATGTTGAATGACTAAAAAATAATTTTTTGCTCTCCGCTCCAGTTTTATAGGGGGAAATTGCCGGTTCGATAAAAATAATAAATAATTTTAAATTTTTTTGAACCTTTTGGATTTCCCCGCGTCTTATATATTGAAAGCAATTTTTCCCTGGACTGCTTTTATTTTATTAATAGCGCGTACCTGAAGTAACGCGCTTTTTTTTGTCTAAAATTTGATGACAGACACTCTAACGAACTAGCTTAATTATTTGTATGTTTAAGCGTTTCGCTATTCTATTTAAATTTGCTCTATCGGTAGATAATTTTCGAGCTGCTGCCGCCCAATTTCCATCTTCCTGCTTTAATACCTTAGTTATCAATTGACGTTGAAAGTCTTCTGTAGCGCCGCGAAGACTAACTAGTGTTTGCTCTGATCCCGTTAGTGCTTCTGTGGTAACGCTTTCGTTTTCGCCGGTTACTGATATAGTTGCTGAATTAGTTACTTGCTCGTTATCAAGAACCCCACAATCTTGAATTTCTATATTTACTATGTCTTTGTCACGTTGTCTGGCACTAGCTTTTAATGCCGCTCTACTTATTACGTGTTCTAGCTCTCGAACATTACCTGGCCACTGATACTCGGTTAGATAGTTTGCAGCAGTGGCTGCTAGTTTCAATTGCGCTATGCCAAGTTTTCGTCGATTGTTTTCAATAAAATAACCGCTCAATAACTCAATATCGCCATCTCTGGCGCGCAAAGGTTCAACGGTAACTGGATATACACTTAAGCGATGGTATAAGTCAGCACGAAAACGTCCTTGCTCTACTTCTAACTTTAAATTTCTGTTGGTCGCTGCAAAGATCCTCACATCAACACTTTCAACTTGATCTTGACCAACAGGCTGAATTTCATTTTCTTGAATCGCTCGCAATATTTTACTTTGCGCGGCTAAAGGAAGTTCACCAATTTCATCTAAAAATAAAGTACCGCCATTGGCAATTAAAAATTTACCGGCACGGTTTTTGTCAGCTCCAGTAAACGCACCTTTGACGTGACCAAATAATTCACTTTCAATCAAGTTTTCTGGTAACGCAGCACAGTTCACATACACCAAAGGCTCATTAGAGCGGTTTGAATATTGGTGTAAGGTACGGGCAACAAGCTCTTTACCAACACCGGTTTCACCGTAAATTAAAATATTGAAATCTGATGGCGCAACGATTTTTAATTCATTTTGCAGTTTGACCATACTGTTGCTTTGACCGATGATTTCACCACCATCACGCTTCAATGCTTCTTGGGTAAGTTCATTAACGATGCTTTGATTATGCCTAGCCTTACTTTCAAGTTGCTCAAGCATTAAAGCGGTGTTTAATGTTGTGGCCGCGATGGATGTAATCACTTCCAAAGTTCTTGTTGGAATATCGTCAAAGACATGAGGTATCAAACTGTCGATAGTGAGCAGTCCTAAAAGCTTGTCATTAAAATATAGTGGAAATCCCATACAAGCGTGTACGGGCAAGTCACCTTCACGATCGGAAAGTAGACCATCGTATGGATCGGGTAATTTACTATCGGCAGAGAATCTGACAGGTTCTTTAGACTGACACAGCACTTCAAAACGCGGGTGTTCATTAATAATAAAGCGTCTACCTAATGTGTCTTTACTTAATCCTTGTTGAGCGAGCGGTTTAAGCATGTCCTTATGAAAGGATAAAAGGGCAACTGCATCACAATTAATCGTTTTTCTTACCGTATCGAGTAAGCGATCAAAGCG is from Thalassotalea crassostreae and encodes:
- the gshA gene encoding glutamate--cysteine ligase; amino-acid sequence: MAFSILELSETFKQQHLSTLKGIRRGIERETLRIKDNGRLSTQPHNKELGSALTHEYITTDYSESLLEFITPATISIDQSLSQLKDVQKFALDRINGDNYWPMSMPCVVSDQDEVQLAQYGSSNIGKMKTVYRQGLKNRYGSLMQIIAGIHFNFSFPAEFFQALKEVSGSDKSLQHFTSEKYFSLIRNYKRLSWLIPYLYGSSPALCPTFLQGQKHNLPFKKAPTGCLYLEHATSLRMSDLGYTNSEQSSLNICYNSVESYVEAVQEAITLPSAEFARIGVKVDGEYQQLNSNILQIENELYSPIRPKRVAKSGQKPSEALSEGGVEYIEVRAMDVNPFVSTGISKQQMLFLDILLTYCALEQSPEFTKEEHSECNDNTNKVILEGRKPGLELHQKGAAITLRQLGNDIFDKFTHVAELLDLANDSNEYSQALSIERAKINDVTLTPSARILDELLVGKKGIVTWALEYAKQFNEELDAHQYQEFDEQQLVLMATESLEKQKVIEQGDALSFDQFLENYFAK
- the norR gene encoding nitric oxide reductase transcriptional regulator NorR produces the protein MNEITSNALLQLAIDLTNSLSSDDRFDRLLDTVRKTINCDAVALLSFHKDMLKPLAQQGLSKDTLGRRFIINEHPRFEVLCQSKEPVRFSADSKLPDPYDGLLSDREGDLPVHACMGFPLYFNDKLLGLLTIDSLIPHVFDDIPTRTLEVITSIAATTLNTALMLEQLESKARHNQSIVNELTQEALKRDGGEIIGQSNSMVKLQNELKIVAPSDFNILIYGETGVGKELVARTLHQYSNRSNEPLVYVNCAALPENLIESELFGHVKGAFTGADKNRAGKFLIANGGTLFLDEIGELPLAAQSKILRAIQENEIQPVGQDQVESVDVRIFAATNRNLKLEVEQGRFRADLYHRLSVYPVTVEPLRARDGDIELLSGYFIENNRRKLGIAQLKLAATAANYLTEYQWPGNVRELEHVISRAALKASARQRDKDIVNIEIQDCGVLDNEQVTNSATISVTGENESVTTEALTGSEQTLVSLRGATEDFQRQLITKVLKQEDGNWAAAARKLSTDRANLNRIAKRLNIQIIKLVR